A genomic segment from Frateuria edaphi encodes:
- a CDS encoding nucleotidyltransferase family protein, with amino-acid sequence MPDHLPPLRTIRAGLRRATEALAAELALPGGGTPDWTPLEWRLAMAAAAAHGVSPLLDRRPSWQHAPWKRFLADQHEHVELRHRRIVDLLHRLDAAARAAGVPLVPLKGAALHALGLYAAGERPMADIDLLVHPGDAQRAAGLLQELGYESSFTQWKHQVFKPVAETPVNALGEHRDTPVNIELHTHIHERLPLATVDLTATVYPHEAQPGLNAYPSQAALMGHLLLHAAGNLCGRSLRLLHLNDISLLATRMTPRDWDVLWQAHEPPWWALPPLRLVARYYRHAVPGTVLERLERDCPPLLRAVSSRWTLSAVSCSDLWLHGLAGMEWCRSPGEVARYLHNRLRPTDEARRERADMVRTQLWLQGQSWVVSSQRRRILAWLTRPVPRMDTLYVVRAALESRLAEN; translated from the coding sequence ATGCCTGACCACCTGCCGCCGCTACGCACCATCCGCGCCGGCCTGCGCCGCGCCACCGAAGCGCTTGCCGCCGAACTGGCGTTGCCCGGCGGCGGCACGCCCGACTGGACGCCGCTGGAATGGCGCCTGGCCATGGCCGCGGCCGCCGCGCACGGCGTCTCGCCGCTGCTTGACCGCCGCCCCAGCTGGCAGCACGCGCCGTGGAAGCGCTTTCTCGCCGACCAGCACGAACACGTGGAGCTGCGCCACCGGCGCATCGTCGATCTGCTGCACCGGCTGGACGCCGCCGCCCGCGCCGCCGGCGTGCCGCTGGTGCCGCTGAAGGGCGCGGCGCTTCACGCGCTGGGCCTGTACGCGGCGGGCGAACGGCCGATGGCCGACATCGACCTGCTCGTGCATCCGGGCGACGCGCAACGCGCGGCCGGCCTGCTCCAGGAACTCGGCTACGAGAGCTCCTTCACCCAGTGGAAGCACCAGGTGTTCAAGCCGGTTGCAGAGACGCCGGTGAACGCGTTGGGCGAGCACCGCGACACCCCGGTGAACATCGAGCTGCACACGCACATCCACGAGCGCCTGCCGCTGGCCACCGTCGACCTCACCGCCACGGTGTATCCGCACGAGGCGCAACCCGGCCTCAACGCCTACCCCTCGCAGGCGGCGCTGATGGGCCACCTGCTGCTGCACGCGGCCGGCAACCTCTGCGGCCGCAGCCTGCGCCTGCTGCACCTCAACGACATCTCGCTGCTGGCCACGCGCATGACCCCGCGCGACTGGGACGTGCTGTGGCAGGCGCACGAGCCGCCGTGGTGGGCGCTGCCGCCGCTGCGCCTGGTGGCGCGCTATTACCGCCACGCCGTGCCCGGCACCGTGCTCGAACGGCTCGAACGCGACTGCCCGCCGCTGCTGCGCGCGGTCTCCAGCCGCTGGACACTGAGCGCGGTGTCCTGCTCGGACCTGTGGCTGCACGGCCTGGCCGGCATGGAATGGTGCCGCTCGCCCGGCGAGGTCGCGCGCTACCTGCACAACCGGCTCAGGCCGACCGACGAGGCCCGGCGCGAGCGGGCGGACATGGTCCGCACGCAGCTGTGGCTGCAGGGGCAGAGCTGGGTCGTTTCGTCGCAACGCCGGCGCATCCTTGCCTGGCTGACCCGCCCGGTGCCGCGGATGGATACGTTGTACGTGGTGAGGGCGGCGCTGGAGTCGCGTCTGGCCGAAAACTGA
- a CDS encoding ABC transporter ATP-binding protein, translating into MSTIPGKDATLDRRDGLAPWYQRATTTLLRALPASRFWRAFALTLGRRDALQIATYVALSLGAALAGSIAAICLVPLVQPGSSSTFAAYGSVPMQALAFAVATGSFALMRWQVARLGADLVSRCGMNLRRMVHARLVDAPLGELADASSAEIANVLTYNIEILVQGFSALLQLAVIGLTTAVSLAFVFWVSPALLLITPVLVALGLFAARAYGREQSAVSRQYVADMTRLFWLSEDFPRRLRYVRSFERQSAEKAGYGAISARLGLGYRRQMELVAAGRLMLELAAAAGIAGMFVLAHRWHGIDSASLIAVSLLLGRLLPYLVSTRQSCQQLRSASPALELWQRHMRHRHDALPAVPARALAVGDVLAIDQLRLRAPLEALCVRHLVLAPGELTLVSGDSGIGKSSLVDVLAGMTLPADFSASIGDHAIDFDGYRALVRNGAYVSQSVRPWQHTVRDCLAWAAPAASDGTMLAVLEDVGLGRWLAASREGLDAPLYGSSSRLSGGELQRLMLAQVILRQPLLAVLDEATGALDAASELAVLATLKRQLPRSILVVVSHRASVSSMAEQHLQIDRDLAVTIVRNTPGGRSAPGDAAFG; encoded by the coding sequence ATGAGCACGATCCCCGGCAAAGACGCGACCCTGGACCGCCGCGACGGCCTGGCGCCCTGGTACCAGCGCGCCACGACGACGCTGCTCCGGGCGCTGCCGGCCTCGCGTTTCTGGCGCGCCTTCGCGCTCACGCTCGGCCGCCGGGATGCGCTGCAGATCGCAACCTATGTGGCGCTGTCGCTCGGCGCGGCGCTGGCCGGCAGCATCGCGGCGATCTGCCTGGTGCCGCTGGTACAGCCGGGTTCGTCGTCCACCTTCGCGGCCTACGGCAGCGTGCCAATGCAGGCGCTCGCCTTTGCGGTGGCCACCGGCAGCTTCGCGCTGATGCGCTGGCAGGTGGCGCGGCTGGGCGCCGACCTGGTCAGCCGCTGCGGCATGAACCTGCGACGGATGGTGCACGCGCGCCTGGTCGATGCGCCGTTGGGCGAGTTGGCCGACGCGAGTTCGGCCGAGATCGCCAACGTGCTGACCTACAACATCGAGATCCTCGTGCAGGGGTTCAGCGCGCTGCTGCAATTGGCGGTGATCGGCCTCACCACCGCGGTGAGCCTGGCGTTCGTGTTCTGGGTATCGCCGGCGCTGCTGTTGATCACGCCGGTGCTGGTCGCGCTCGGGCTGTTCGCCGCGCGCGCCTACGGCCGCGAACAGTCGGCGGTAAGCCGGCAGTACGTGGCCGACATGACGCGGCTGTTCTGGCTCAGCGAGGATTTTCCAAGGCGCCTGCGCTACGTGCGCTCATTCGAGCGGCAGAGCGCGGAGAAGGCCGGCTACGGTGCGATCTCCGCGCGACTGGGCCTGGGCTACCGGCGCCAGATGGAGCTGGTCGCCGCCGGTCGCCTGATGCTGGAACTGGCCGCCGCCGCGGGCATCGCCGGCATGTTCGTGCTCGCCCATCGCTGGCATGGCATCGACAGTGCGTCGCTGATCGCGGTGAGCCTGCTGCTCGGGCGCCTGCTGCCGTACCTGGTGTCGACCCGGCAAAGTTGCCAGCAATTGCGTTCGGCCTCGCCGGCGCTGGAACTGTGGCAGCGCCACATGCGGCACCGCCATGACGCGTTGCCCGCCGTGCCGGCGCGTGCGCTGGCGGTCGGCGACGTGCTGGCGATCGACCAGCTGCGGTTGCGTGCACCGCTGGAGGCGCTGTGCGTGCGCCACCTGGTATTGGCGCCTGGCGAACTGACGCTGGTCTCGGGCGACTCGGGTATCGGCAAGAGCAGCCTGGTCGACGTGCTCGCCGGCATGACCCTTCCGGCGGACTTCAGCGCCTCGATCGGCGACCACGCGATCGACTTCGACGGCTACCGCGCGCTGGTGCGCAATGGCGCCTACGTCAGCCAGAGCGTGCGCCCCTGGCAGCACACGGTGCGCGACTGCCTGGCCTGGGCGGCGCCGGCGGCGAGCGACGGCACCATGCTCGCCGTGCTGGAGGACGTCGGCCTCGGCCGCTGGCTGGCGGCATCGCGCGAGGGTCTGGACGCGCCGCTCTACGGCAGCTCCAGCCGTCTCTCCGGCGGCGAACTGCAGCGGCTGATGCTCGCCCAGGTGATCCTGCGCCAGCCGCTGCTGGCCGTGCTGGACGAGGCTACCGGTGCGCTCGATGCCGCGTCGGAACTGGCCGTCCTGGCCACGCTCAAGCGGCAATTGCCGCGCTCGATCCTGGTGGTGGTTTCCCATCGCGCCAGCGTGTCGTCCATGGCCGAGCAGCACCTGCAGATCGACCGGGACCTGGCCGTCACGATCGTGCGCAACACGCCTGGCGGTCGATCCGCGCCCGGTGACGCCGCGTTCGGTTGA
- a CDS encoding serine kinase translates to MTLPSSPATVADPFGEHTACGFGLQRKVLGGRFHFASDNEALLQLVEVAYGGLPAYELPRAEDFHVELRLRPARTRYRREPPPVRHQAGAGLLCGVVDEHNYAVLDPRGRRALVVASQAMLRRPYHLRYELIEFAVFTLATRGMGLVPLHGACVGHGGRGVLLLGHSGAGKSTLALHSLLHGLDFLAEDAVFVQPHTLLATGVPNFLHLRPDALGLLPDGATRDWLQRSPRIRRRSGVEKIEADLRQGAGRLAGRPLELVGAVMVTGERADGELLSPVDTDTAATWLAANQPYAAGQPGWQAFAQALAGRGVYRLRRGGDPRASVEVLRRLLDADAHPISRREARSSGPTFPEAACTQER, encoded by the coding sequence ATGACCCTGCCCTCCTCCCCCGCCACCGTCGCCGATCCGTTCGGCGAGCACACCGCCTGCGGCTTCGGGCTGCAGCGGAAAGTGTTGGGTGGGCGCTTCCACTTCGCCAGCGACAACGAGGCGTTGCTACAGCTGGTCGAGGTCGCCTATGGCGGGCTTCCCGCGTACGAGCTGCCGCGCGCGGAGGACTTCCACGTCGAGCTGCGCCTGCGGCCCGCCCGCACCAGGTACCGCCGCGAGCCGCCCCCGGTACGGCACCAGGCGGGCGCGGGGCTGCTATGCGGCGTGGTGGACGAGCACAACTACGCCGTGCTCGACCCACGTGGTCGTCGCGCGCTGGTGGTCGCTTCGCAGGCGATGCTCAGGCGGCCCTATCACCTGCGGTACGAGCTCATCGAGTTCGCCGTGTTCACCCTGGCCACGCGCGGCATGGGCCTGGTGCCACTGCATGGCGCGTGCGTGGGACATGGCGGGCGCGGCGTGCTGTTGCTGGGCCACAGCGGCGCGGGCAAGTCCACGCTGGCTCTGCACAGCCTGCTGCACGGGCTGGACTTCCTCGCCGAGGACGCAGTGTTCGTGCAGCCGCACACCCTGCTCGCGACCGGCGTGCCCAATTTCCTGCATCTGCGGCCGGATGCGCTCGGGTTGCTGCCCGATGGCGCCACGCGCGATTGGCTGCAGCGCTCGCCACGGATCCGGCGGCGCAGCGGCGTGGAGAAGATCGAGGCCGATCTTCGCCAGGGCGCGGGCCGGCTCGCGGGCAGACCGCTCGAACTGGTCGGCGCGGTGATGGTGACCGGGGAGCGGGCCGACGGCGAGTTGCTGTCGCCCGTGGACACCGACACCGCCGCGACGTGGCTGGCGGCCAACCAGCCCTACGCGGCGGGCCAGCCGGGCTGGCAGGCGTTCGCGCAGGCGCTGGCGGGTCGAGGCGTGTACCGGTTACGGCGCGGAGGCGATCCGCGGGCCTCGGTCGAGGTCCTGCGGCGGCTGCTTGATGCCGACGCACACCCCATTTCGCGGCGCGAAGCGCGATCGAGCGGGCCAACTTTTCCCGAAGCCGCCTGCACTCAGGAAAGATGA
- a CDS encoding B12-binding domain-containing radical SAM protein codes for MLKIQVSHSYYLQYDRKQWERGKPYPPLATIQVAAFLRQHGHEVTLFDTMLADGVEAYAASLHAAAPTLVVLYEDNFNFLTKMCLSRMREAACRMIGEAHASGARVIVAGSDASDQPDAFLAAGADVVLLGEGVGALSALVERFDRDRAIDNQDWTAGLAGVAFRTDGQTQLQRIGIQPPDARLVGHPAWDLIDIERYRAFWTGRHGYFSLNMAASRGCPFRCNWCAKPIWGNHYRQRGALDVAAEMAHLKHTFAPDHIWMADDIFGFYVDWVQTFAEHLHASAGSVPFTIQARADLCSEAMVDALARAGCVEVWIGAESGSQRVLDAMSKGTHVADLIGARERLGRHGIRVGFFVQLGYLGEELEDLLATRELIARAAPDDIGVSVSYPLPGTKFYEKVKAQLGRKTHWEESNDLAMMFRGAYDSDFYRHVRDLLHAQVELQQSASQQSTEHHALARAALDARWNALIASEQAHRTEQACPAATATLSHA; via the coding sequence ATGCTCAAGATCCAGGTCAGCCACTCCTACTACCTGCAGTACGACCGCAAGCAGTGGGAGCGCGGCAAGCCCTATCCCCCGCTGGCGACGATCCAGGTCGCCGCGTTCCTGCGCCAGCACGGGCACGAGGTCACGCTGTTCGACACCATGCTGGCCGACGGCGTGGAGGCCTACGCCGCATCCCTGCATGCTGCCGCGCCCACGCTGGTGGTGCTGTACGAGGACAACTTCAACTTCCTCACCAAGATGTGCCTCAGCCGCATGCGCGAGGCGGCCTGCCGGATGATCGGCGAGGCACATGCCAGCGGCGCGCGCGTGATCGTGGCCGGCTCCGATGCCTCCGACCAGCCCGATGCCTTCCTCGCCGCCGGCGCCGACGTGGTGCTGCTGGGCGAGGGCGTCGGCGCCCTGTCGGCGCTGGTCGAACGGTTCGACCGCGATCGCGCCATCGACAACCAAGACTGGACCGCCGGCCTCGCCGGCGTCGCCTTCCGCACGGACGGCCAGACGCAACTGCAGCGCATCGGCATCCAGCCACCGGACGCGCGGCTGGTCGGCCACCCGGCGTGGGACCTGATCGACATCGAGCGCTACCGCGCGTTCTGGACCGGCCGGCACGGCTACTTCAGCCTCAACATGGCCGCCTCGCGCGGCTGCCCGTTCCGCTGCAACTGGTGCGCCAAGCCGATCTGGGGCAACCACTACCGCCAGCGCGGCGCACTGGACGTCGCCGCCGAAATGGCGCACCTCAAGCACACGTTCGCGCCCGACCACATCTGGATGGCCGACGACATCTTCGGCTTCTACGTGGACTGGGTGCAGACCTTCGCCGAGCACCTGCACGCGAGCGCCGGCTCGGTGCCGTTCACCATCCAGGCGCGCGCCGACCTGTGCAGCGAGGCGATGGTCGACGCGCTTGCCCGGGCCGGCTGCGTCGAGGTCTGGATCGGCGCCGAAAGCGGCAGCCAGCGTGTGCTCGACGCCATGAGCAAGGGCACCCACGTGGCCGATTTGATCGGCGCCCGCGAGCGGCTCGGCCGCCACGGCATCCGCGTCGGCTTCTTCGTCCAGCTGGGCTATCTCGGCGAGGAACTGGAAGACTTGCTGGCCACGCGGGAACTGATCGCACGCGCCGCACCGGACGACATCGGCGTCAGCGTCTCCTATCCATTGCCCGGCACCAAGTTCTACGAGAAGGTCAAGGCCCAGCTCGGCCGCAAGACGCACTGGGAGGAAAGCAACGACCTGGCGATGATGTTCCGCGGCGCCTACGATTCGGACTTCTACCGGCACGTGCGCGACCTGCTGCACGCGCAAGTGGAGCTGCAGCAGTCGGCGTCACAGCAGTCCACCGAGCACCACGCGCTGGCCCGCGCCGCGCTCGATGCGCGCTGGAACGCGCTGATCGCCAGCGAGCAGGCGCACCGCACCGAACAGGCCTGCCCGGCGGCCACGGCGACGCTCAGCCATGCCTGA